A part of Melittangium boletus DSM 14713 genomic DNA contains:
- a CDS encoding POTRA domain-containing protein produces the protein MCALVLLPALAVAQAVAPTVVAVELHLPGNVDAKGLAELVAVRKGQPLSARAVRRSVERLWASERFSDIVVRSVDAPEGVLVVFDLTPIQPVLRVEVEGNVVLSDEALLEVLKKHGLFVGQRLDEDALREAMTGLSRAYGRQGYNEARIQLTREPEPAGVALVFTVFEGRPTQVAAVSVTGAPGLALPELLDTLGLRVGGVLDRGGLDSGLERLRTLLRQRGYWRASVGQPVLEEEGGAATVVVPVSAGPRFLVHFHGNHHFPDSLLSRMLVHDREEPLDDAAVARLARQLESFYRYRGFHGVHVESREVVRPDGEATVLAFDIEEGPLLRMLRVNFRGNTVLSQEALRELLTERVRLNTPQPVTPTRLSAVAEMGPAGSRVGPPEWLHEPAMVFVEEAYREAAETMTEAYRERGYLEAEVRFVRARLELARGTAEAWFDVREGTQLLVAEVLLEGGPPGFEGRRFVRVRSGDALNPDTVEVARRTLVTELGHVGYLFARVEAEPRRVEQGVELLFRMEPGPQVKVGRLLVRGAVRTNEDVVRATVRLREDEVLSPEKLFDSQRRLVLLNIFRQVTVRLDKPDVPEESKDVVVEVRERPRWEGEVAGGYFLSEGPRAVLDMARTNVDGRGLNLSGRLKLNYLGLSTQGLQAASAIRVTCETLPDECPQLGPYDWLSAFGGRAVLSAAQPRLYGLLPLEVGARLDLIAERVQRPSYLSSRVAAVTGLDWSATRWLNFTLQYEIEGNLLQSGNRPPATLDRADQERLRFPYGFFILHSLRSSAAIDLRDNPANPHKGLLVSTSAEWTRDLRSYETTVGGEPLVALPIDGVKLSGNVSVYAPLSSRAVLALSLRAGTIVPLVKDARVIGSKRFFLGGSSSLRGFREDGILGEDRRTELRKQVGYCQSLVHPAGCSAEQLTILGGQPPISEGGELFTLAKTELRIPVQPSFDVGLFLEAGNLWLDRTRYEALALRYSVGMGFRYITPVGPLAFDVGINLDPDETLNESVGQIHFSIGAF, from the coding sequence CGTGCTGCGCGTCGAGGTGGAGGGCAACGTCGTCCTCTCGGATGAAGCGCTGCTGGAAGTGCTCAAGAAGCACGGCCTCTTCGTGGGTCAGCGGCTCGACGAGGACGCGCTGCGAGAGGCCATGACGGGCCTGTCCCGTGCCTACGGGCGGCAGGGCTACAACGAGGCACGCATCCAGCTCACGCGGGAGCCGGAACCCGCTGGCGTGGCGCTCGTCTTCACCGTCTTCGAGGGACGGCCCACCCAGGTGGCGGCCGTCTCGGTGACGGGCGCTCCGGGCCTCGCCCTCCCCGAATTGCTCGACACGTTGGGTCTGCGCGTGGGCGGGGTGCTGGACCGGGGCGGACTGGACTCGGGTCTGGAGCGATTGCGGACCCTCCTGCGCCAGCGTGGCTACTGGCGTGCGAGCGTGGGTCAGCCCGTGCTCGAGGAGGAGGGTGGGGCGGCGACGGTGGTGGTGCCCGTGTCCGCCGGGCCTCGCTTCCTCGTCCACTTCCATGGCAACCACCACTTCCCGGACTCGCTGCTGTCCCGGATGCTCGTCCATGACCGCGAGGAGCCATTGGATGACGCGGCGGTGGCCCGGCTGGCGCGGCAACTGGAGTCCTTCTACCGCTACCGGGGCTTTCACGGCGTGCACGTGGAGTCGCGCGAGGTGGTGCGTCCCGATGGCGAGGCGACGGTGCTCGCCTTCGACATCGAGGAAGGGCCGCTGCTCCGCATGCTCCGGGTGAACTTCCGGGGCAACACGGTCCTCTCCCAGGAGGCGTTGCGCGAGCTGCTCACCGAGCGCGTGCGGCTCAACACTCCCCAGCCCGTCACGCCGACGCGTTTGAGCGCGGTGGCGGAGATGGGTCCGGCGGGCTCGCGGGTGGGTCCACCCGAGTGGCTTCACGAGCCGGCCATGGTCTTCGTCGAGGAGGCCTACCGGGAGGCCGCGGAGACGATGACGGAGGCCTACCGGGAGCGGGGCTACCTGGAGGCCGAGGTGCGCTTCGTCCGGGCTCGGCTGGAACTGGCGCGTGGGACGGCGGAAGCCTGGTTCGACGTGCGCGAGGGCACCCAGTTGCTCGTGGCCGAGGTGCTGCTGGAAGGCGGCCCTCCGGGTTTCGAGGGGCGGCGCTTCGTGCGGGTGCGCTCCGGGGACGCCTTGAATCCGGACACGGTGGAGGTCGCCCGGCGCACGCTCGTGACGGAGCTGGGCCATGTCGGCTACCTCTTCGCCCGGGTGGAGGCGGAGCCCCGCCGGGTGGAGCAAGGCGTGGAACTCCTCTTCCGGATGGAACCCGGGCCCCAGGTGAAGGTGGGACGTCTGCTCGTGCGCGGGGCGGTGCGCACCAACGAGGACGTCGTGCGCGCCACGGTACGGCTCCGGGAAGACGAGGTGTTGTCTCCGGAGAAGCTCTTCGACAGTCAGCGCCGGCTCGTGTTGCTCAACATCTTCCGGCAGGTGACGGTGCGGCTGGACAAGCCGGACGTGCCGGAGGAGAGCAAGGACGTGGTGGTGGAAGTGCGCGAGCGCCCCCGGTGGGAGGGCGAGGTCGCGGGGGGCTACTTCCTGTCGGAAGGTCCCCGGGCGGTGCTGGACATGGCCCGGACGAACGTGGACGGACGCGGACTCAACCTGTCGGGCCGCTTGAAGTTGAACTACCTGGGACTGAGCACCCAGGGGTTGCAGGCGGCGAGCGCTATCCGCGTGACGTGCGAGACGCTGCCAGACGAGTGTCCTCAGTTGGGGCCCTACGACTGGTTGAGCGCCTTCGGTGGACGCGCCGTGCTGTCGGCGGCGCAGCCCCGGCTCTATGGCCTGCTGCCCCTGGAAGTGGGCGCGCGGTTGGATCTCATCGCCGAGCGCGTGCAGCGGCCGTCCTATCTCTCCTCGCGAGTCGCCGCGGTGACGGGCCTGGACTGGTCGGCGACGCGCTGGTTGAACTTCACGTTGCAGTACGAAATCGAGGGCAACCTGTTGCAGTCCGGCAACCGCCCACCCGCCACGTTGGATCGGGCGGACCAGGAGCGGCTGCGCTTCCCGTATGGCTTCTTCATCCTTCACTCGCTGCGCTCGTCGGCGGCGATCGACCTGCGCGACAACCCGGCCAATCCCCACAAGGGCCTGCTGGTGTCCACCAGCGCCGAGTGGACGCGGGATCTGCGCTCCTACGAGACCACGGTCGGAGGCGAGCCGCTGGTGGCCTTGCCCATCGACGGCGTGAAGCTCTCGGGCAATGTGAGCGTGTACGCGCCCTTGTCCTCGCGGGCGGTGCTGGCGCTATCCCTCCGGGCGGGCACCATCGTGCCGCTCGTGAAGGACGCGCGCGTCATCGGCTCCAAGCGCTTCTTCCTCGGGGGCTCCAGCAGCCTGCGGGGCTTCCGCGAGGACGGCATCCTCGGGGAGGACAGGCGCACGGAGCTGCGCAAGCAGGTAGGCTACTGCCAGTCGCTCGTTCATCCCGCCGGGTGCAGCGCCGAGCAGTTGACCATCCTGGGCGGACAGCCCCCCATCAGCGAGGGCGGCGAGCTGTTCACCCTGGCCAAGACGGAGCTGCGCATCCCCGTGCAGCCCTCGTTCGATGTGGGCCTCTTCCTGGAAGCGGGCAACCTGTGGCTGGACCGGACCCGGTACGAGGCCCTGGCGCTGCGCTACTCGGTGGGGATGGGCTTCCGCTACATCACGCCCGTGGGCCCGCTCGCCTTCGACGTGGGCATCAATCTGGACCCGGACGAGACCCTCAACGAGTCCGTGGGGCAAATCCACTTCAGCATCGGCGCCTTCTAG